In the genome of Pseudomonas sp. Teo4, the window CAGCCAAGTGACCGGCTCGTCTTGCTCAAGTGTCATGGGCGAACTGTCATTACGTAGTAGTTGAATGGCGATACCTTCTGCGGGCTTACTGTCGTTCAAGCTGAATAGCCCCAGGGTGGGATCAATCACGTTTGAGCCCAGCGCGCCTTCAAGACGAATGTGTGCTCGGGCAACGCTACCTGCCGGGTCATCCTCGCAGTCGCTCAGTGTGATATGGAAGTTTACAGCCGGCGAGACATCGCCAGGCTTGGTGAACACGGCCGTATCGTGGCTGCCCAGCGGGACTGGGTTGTCACTCACCGCATCGGCCTTGAGGGTGCACTGCGCTTGATTCACGCCAGCGCCCACGCTCAAATGCAATGCGCTACCCAGGTCGGTGATGGTGCCCGTTGCCATTTGTTTATTGAAACGGGTGGGGCCGGATGGTATGGGTCCGGTCTTGATCAGGTAATAGTTGGCGCTGAGGTCGTTCACTACCAGTGGCGTTGGCGAGATGTTTACCGAGTTGCGGCCTTCATAGGGTATTGCCACATCGTCTACAGGGCGAAAAGCATTGTTGGCGCCGGTGTAGGGGTGGTTCAAGCGGACATACAGACCGACGCCGGGGATGCCGGTTTCCAGCACTTTGCCAGTGACGTCCCAGCCATTGACGTCTGGCAGTGGCCCGCCGAACACGGGCACGGATGGGGGCATGAAGAAAGTCAGCGTGCCAGTACCATCGTTGTCGCAGCGGATTTCGCGGTTCAAGGGGTCTCTGGCAACTTCGCGTACGCGGGAGCCAATGACCGTGCCGACTTTGGCGTCCCTGGGTACCCAAAAATCACCCAGGTTGACGCTGTGGCTTACTGGCCCGCTGGCTCCAACCCAGGCGCAACCTACTCTGGCATAGGCCTGCGAAGGGCTGAAAAGTTGAGTGCCTAGGGTAATCCCCAATGCCAACAGGCTTGGCAGGTATCGTTTAGGTTGCATGAATTGGTTCCGTTCTCGCATGGGGCTGGTTCGATCAATCAGGCTTCAGCTGGCTGAGCAGGTCAGGGTCTGCAGGTAGTAGCCCTGTTGCTGGCGCATGGTCGTAAGGTCGATTGGCAATCGGCATTGCTCTGCAGCTCGCTCACCCCATTGCACGCTCAGTTGCTGGCTGGATGCTTCGGTAGCCACCAGCGCCTGACGCGCATGGCGAAGGGGCGAGAGTTGCTCTCGTCGCCGACGCCGGCGAATCGGTGATTGGCCACGTTACCCAGTGGTATGCGATCCAGTTTGGTCCCAAGAGCCGGGTCGATGATTTCGATCGAGCAGGTGCCGCTGGTGATCTGACCGTAAAATTGAATGGAGCCGGTATTGGCGAATGCTGCGCCGCTCAGGCCCAATGCCAGTCCAGCAGTTGCAAGTTTTTTTTTCATGTCTGTCATCCCTTTTATCTGTGTGTCAGCCTGACTTAGTTGCTCAAACTTCAGGCTGGATCGATATCGGCTGACCATGAAGGCCAGCCGAGAGGGAAGCTTAAATAGGACTGAAAAGCTCAGTATGTAAGTCAAATCAGCTGCCGAAGAAGGCAGGATCACGCGTGTGGTAGCGAATCGCTACAGGCCTCAGTTTTTTGTGGACTGGCCCGCTTGGCTGAGAAGCTGCTTTTGCTGGTGCCAGTCAAAAGTTTCGCCATTTTGCTCAGCTTCGTAGCGACGCTCTTCCAGGGCCTGGTAAAGCGCCAGCTCTTCGTCAGGCATGAAGTGCAAGCAGTCGCCGCCGAAGAACCACAGCAGGTCGCGGGGCGCCAAGTGAGCAATTTGCGGGTAGCGTTGAATGACCTGGCAGATAAGGTCCTGGCCAAGGTATTGGCTTTCCAGCGGATCTTGTGGAAGGAGGGTGAGCAGTTCGTCGAAGCGTTCAAGGAACAAGGCGTGGCTTTCCTCTGGCACCTGGTCGGCCTCACCCAGTGCAACCAGGATGGTACGCAGGTGATGGAGCAGTTGCAGGTGATAATCCAGGTGTGGGGTGGCCATGGTGTGGTCCTTTCAGTGGTTGAAACGGGGGCGAAGTATACGTGGGTTGTGGGCCGCCTGGTGCCCCGGTTTACATCTGGATCAGCGCACTCGGCCGTGCGTGGGCCGTAGGCACTCCTTGTCGAAGGCGTCCACCGCGATCACCGCCCGACGTGCTTGCTCGGCTGCCTTGAGCCGCTGGCCCTCACCAGGTTGAAGAACGCCAGCTTCGACAGCTGCCCCAATCGGGCATTGCCCTGGCGCCGGCTGGACGGCGCCGTCCTTGATTGCCTGAGACAGCGTCCTGTGCAGCGGGGCAGCATCGTCCAGCGCATCGCAGGCGCGTTGCAGTGCGGCCACCGGGTCACCTTCTGCCTCAGGCCGGAAGCAGCCAGCCAATAACTGCTCCAGGGCTGGGTCACCTTTGCGACGACCCAGCAACTCTGCAACTTCGGCATCCAGCTCGTCGCTTGGCCCGGTGTGGCGTCGGCCGAACGGGAACACCAGCACACGCAAGGCGCAGCCGACAAAGCGATTTGGGAAGTTGTCGAGCAACCGGTCCAGGGCGCTCTCTGACTGGCCAGGCTTTCTTCCATGGCCCAGCGTAACAATGGTTGCATATGTTCTGGCGAGCCCAGGTCGTGGTAGCGCTTGAGTGCGGCAGACGATAGGTACAGGTGGCTCAGCACATCGCCCAGGCGCGCACTCAGACGTTCGCGGCGTTTCAGGGCCCCACCCAGCAACATCATCGACAGGTCGGCCAGCAAGGCGAAGGCTGCCGCCTGGCGGTTCAGGGCGCGGAAGTAACCTTGGCTCAGGGCATCTCCGGGCGCCTTTTCGATTAGCCCCAGCCCTAGGCCGAGCACCAGTGTACTGGCTGCATTGCCGGCCGCGAACATGATGTGTTTCATCAACAGGTCATCGAACTCATCGAGTGCCTGCTCATGGTCCTCACGTCCGGCCAGGGCCATTTCCTTCAGTACGAACGGATGGCAGCGGATAGCACCCTGGCCGAAGATCATGAGGTTGCGCGAAAGAATGTTGGCGCCTTCGACCGTGATGAAAATCGGGGCGCCTTGCCAGTTGCGTCCCAAGTAGTTGTTCGGCCCCATGATGATGCCCTTGCCGCCATGTACGTCCATGGCGTGGCGGATACATTCGCGGCCTCGCTCGGTGAGGTGGTACTTGAGAATGGCTGACAGCACCGAAGGCTTTTCGCCCAGGTCCACAGCTTGGGCGGTCAGTAGCCGAGCGCTATCCATCAGCCAGGCGTTGCCACCAATACGTGCCAGTGACTCTTGGATACCCTCGAACGCGGCTAGCGGTACGTTGAATTGCTCGCGTATGCGTGTGTACTGGCCCGTCACCAAACTGGTGTATTTGGCAGCACCGGTTCCGACTGCCGGGAGGGAAATCGAGCGGCCGACCGAGAGGCAATTCATCAGCATCATCCAACCCTTGCCGAGCATGTCTTTGCCGCCGATCAAAAGGTTCAGCGGGATGAATACATCCTTGCCACTGTTGGGGCCGTTCATGAACGCAGCACCGAGAGGAGGTGGCGCTTTTGCCGATCTCGACACCTGGAAGGGTTGTGGGGATCAATGCCAGGCTGATGCCAAGGTTCACCTGATCGCCCAGCAGGTGGTCGGGGTCATATGCTTTGAATGCCAGCCCCAGCAGTGTGGCGACGGGCCCCAGGGTTATGTAGCGCTTCTCCCAGTTAAGGCGCAGGCCAATAACCTCTTCACCGTTCCATTGCCCTTTGCAGATGACCCCGGTATCGGGCATGGCGCCTGCGTCAGAGCCCGCCAGAGGGCCTGTGAGTGCGAAGCAGGGGATTTCTTCGCCTCGGGCCAGGCGGGGAAGGTAGTGGTTTCGCTGCTCATCTGTGCCGTAGTGCAGAAGTAGCTCTGCGGGGCCGAGCGAGTTGGGCACCATCACGGTGGAGGCCAGGTCGCCGCTGCGTGTAGCGAGCTTCATCGCGACCTGAGAATGCGCGTAGGCCGAGAACCCTTGCCGCCGTACTCCTTCGGTATGATCAGGGCAAAAAAACCTTGCGATTTGATGTGCGCCCATGCCTCGGGAGGTAAGTCCATGTCCTGGCCAATCTGCCAATCGCTGACCAAGGCACACAGCTGCTCGGTCGGCCCATCAATGAACGCCTGTTCCTCTGCTGTCAGCTTTGGCGCTGGGTAGTCGAGCAAGGTTTGCCAGTTCGGGCGGCCGCTGAACAACTCACCGTCCCACCACACAGTGCCAGCGTCTATGGCCTCGCGCTCAGTCTGCGACATGGGGGAAGCGTGCGCTGGAACCAGGCAAAAACGGCGCGAGTCAGCACCTTGCGGCGCCATTGTGGCAATGCCACCAAAGCGATTTTCACTACCAGCACCAACGCTATCAGCGTCAGCAACCAGGTTGGCACGTTACTGAATACGCCCATCAGCAACACATAAGCTGCCACCGCACCGAGTATCTGCAGAGGCGCTAGACGCCGGTGTGTGAGATAGGCTGCACCGATTACCAATACCGCCAACCACAAAAGCAACATAGTCTTTCCTCCGTGACCTTGGACTCCAGATTCATGCAGCAAGCCTAGTCGGTCTGTTGCAAAACCCTGCTCAAACCAGTGACAGAATGTGGCTGATGGAGTTCGTTTTTGCGGAGCATCGCGAGCAAGGCCTTGGCCGGGCTTTCCTGGAAACGATATTGCAAAGCGTTATCTGGAAAATGCCTTAGCGACGATCGTACTGCTTTGAAAGCACGTTGCGAGATCGTCGCTCGGCGGCTTTTGGTACGAACCTAGTTATTCAGAAGTTCAACCAAGGCATCTACATCGGTGAACGGATGGGGATGATCGTCATGGCCCAGTACCAGTCTTCTTCATCTGATTTATTTGAGTCTATGGCCAGCACAACCGTGAAGGAGTCTGGCGCGCCATCAGCCGGTATAAATACGCCTTGGCCATCGACTTTGCCGTTGCCTGCCAAGCTGTGCCAGACGATGTCGCTGAGGGCGACTTGCCTTTCCTTGCTTGTCAGATCGGTGTAGAACATCGATAGCTTCAATTTCCCCGCTTCATTGGCCGCTTTGAAGTAATGCGTTTGACTGAAATACTCCGATACCCAGGTGGCGTAAGCTTTGCCCGTTGCGGTGGAGGCTTCGAGCACATCGGCAACGGCCGGCAGACTTATCTGGCGTGTGCTGTCCTTGCGGATGGCAGGGATCAAAGTTTTGCAGCCGGGATTCGGGACAGGGGCAGGAGCGAGTTCGCCGGGGGCTGGTAATGCGGTGTGCCGTCTATGACCTTTATCGAGCCTGACGGTTGGTTCGTAATAGCCCATGTCGGGTTGACCGATTGTGGGATTACGCTCAGCTTCTGCGGGGCAGCTGTCGATGAAATAATTGTTGCCAGCGGTACTGGTTGAAAGGGGGAGGGCATCGGCATGGGGGGCACTGTCCTTTGGCAGGGTAATGTAATCGAATTCAACCATCAGCAAATACCCAGGTATCAAGAAGTCATGGACGTGCTTCCAGGTATCGGGTGGCAAGATGATACTTGGGAATATGGAAATGTCGGCCGGGATGGTGCCGTTGGACTCGAAGGCGTCGAGGTCTAGCCCTATGCTTACTTCGCCGGTCCCAGGCTGCACTAGGGGTGTGCTGAGGGCTTTATTTAATGACTGGTTGTAGCCCCGCCAGATGAAACGGTTGTAAAAAGAATCGAACTCAGGATACATCCAAATGTCAAAACTGCGGCGGCGCCAGAGTAAGTGTCCGATCAGAGTGTTTTTTTGATTGGCATAGTGTGTTTCGAATAATGCGCTATCTTCCGGCCTTCCAGACCATATTAGTCTGGGCGGCGTATCCCAGTAGTAGCGGATGTCAATGTCGGTGTTGTTTTCAATTTTCAGATAGCTACTGTCTACGTCAAGAGTGAGTGTCAGTGAATCGCCGTTGGTGCCGGTGTTGCGTATTCCAGCGATTATCGGGTGTCTAAGCCCTGTATCCTTGCGGGTTTCGAGACGTGTGTCTTTGGTCACGAGCCGGGTGATTTTTACGGTCCGGTAATACATGTCATATGTGAGATTTGTGGGACCGAGGTGAACGACGCTCCATTCCCAGCGCTTACCAACGGTCAATTCGCGTTTGCTGGTGATGATCTCGTTGTTGTGTGTGTCCAATGAGTGGTTTTCATAGTGTTTTTGCCAGGAATTATTGGTCAACTCCACAGGGCAATAAGCGGCTAAAACCATTTTCGTTGAGGTCGAGGGCGCGTCCATCATATTTGTCCTTGCTGCTGGGTGAGCTGGAACTGTATGTTTTTTTGTTGATACTTAGAACTGACAAAAATGCTAGGCCCTGGATGTTATAAAGTTGGTCTGAAGCATGGTTATCCTAGGTCGATCGCCTACAAGCTTTGCAGTACACTGCTGCCTTCCGCATACCAAAGGACGTTGCCATGCTGAAGATCTGGGGCCGCAAGAACTCGAGCAATGTGCGCAAGGCGCTGTGGATCGCTCACGAACTTGGGCTGGATTTCGAATCCATCGACGCTGGCGGCGTTCGGCGTGGTCAACGAACCGCACTACCGCGCCCGCAACCCCAATGGCCTGGTGCCGATGCTCGAAGATGGCGACCTGACGCTGTGGGAGTCCAACACCATCGTCCGTTACCTGTGCGCCGAATACGGCCAGGAGCAGGGCTGGTATCTGGAAGACCCACGCCAGCGCGCCCTGGCGGACAAATGGATGGACTGGACCACCTCTTCCTTCGCCGGCCCGTTCCGCCCGCTGTTCTGGGGCCTGCTGCGCACCCCGAAGAGCAACGCGACTGGGTGGCGATCAACGCCGCGCATAAGCAATGCGCCGAGCTGCTGGCGATTGCCGACCAGACATTGGCGCATCAGCCCTACCTTTCCGGTGACCAGATCGGCATGGGCGACATCCCACTGGGTAGCTTTATCTATGCCTGGTTCGAAATGCCCATCGAGCGCGCAACCATGCACCACCTGGAAGCCTGGTACGAGCGCCTGAAACAGCGGCCTGCCTACCAGGCGGCGGTGATGACCGCGCTGACCTGATGCGGCTTCGATAGTCACTATCAAATACACATGACTGTACTTGTGCGGCCAGGCCTTGCACCATGGCCGCACTCACTGCGCCAGTGACCTGCCCTGGCGTGTCCTGACCTTTTCACTCGGTACGTGACCCGCTATGAGTTCTGCCCTGTCCATTCGACAGTTGACCAAAACCTACGGCAACGGTTTCCAGGCCCTCAAGGGCATCGACCTGGATGTCGCCGAAGGTGACTTCTTCGCCTTGCTCGGCCCCAACGGTGCCGGCAAATCCACCACCATCGGTATTCTCTCGACCCTGGTGAACAAGACCAGCGGCACGGTGAACGTGTTCGGCCATGACCTGGACCGCGAGCCAGCGGCGCTCAAGCGCTGCCTGGGCGTGGTACCCCAGGAGTTCAACTTCAACCAGTTCGAGAAGACCTTCGACATCGTCGTCACCCAGGCCGGCTACTACGGCATCCCGCCCAAGCTGGCCAAGGAGCGCGCCGAGCAGTACCTGACCCAGCTGGGCCTGTGGGACAAGCGTGACGTGCAGTCACGCTCGCTGTCCGGCGGCATGAAGCGCCGCTTGATGATCGCCCGGGCGCTGATTCACGAGCCGCGCCTGCTGATTCTCGACGAGCCGACCGCTGGGGTGGACATCGAGCTGCGCCGTTCGATGTGGAGCTTCCTCACCGAGCTCAACCAGAAGGGCATTACCATCATTCTGACCACCCACTACCTGGAAGAAGCCGAACAGCTGTGCCGCAACATCGGCATCATCGACCACGGCACCATCGTCGAGAACACCAGCATGCGCCAGCTGCTGGGCAAGCTGCACGTCGAGACCTTCGTGCTGGACCTCAAGCAGGACCTGGCCACCGCGCCGGTATTGCAGGGTTACCCGTGCCGGTTGATCACCCCGCACACCCTGGAGGTGCAGGTGGACAAGGACATCGGCATCACCGCGCTGTTCGGCCAGCTGGCACTGCAGAACATCGAGGTGCAGAGCCTGCGCAACAAGACCAACCGACTTGAGGAGCTGTTCGTGTCCCTGGTGGAAAAGAACCTGTCGAAGGTGGCCGTATGAGTGTGGAACTGCGCACCAACTGGGTCGCCCTGAACACCATCGTCTACCGCGAAGTGCGGCGCTTCTTGCGCATCTGGCCGCAGACCCTGCTGCCGCCGGCGATCACCATGGTCCTGTACTTCGTCATCTTCGGGAACCTGATTGGCCGGCAGATCGGCGACATGGGCGGCTTCACCTACATGCAGTACATCGTGCCGGGGCTGATCATGATGTCGGTGATCACCAACTCCTACGGCAACGTGGTGTCGAGCTTCTTCGGCAGCAAGTTCCAGCGCTCTATCGAGGAGTTGATGGTGTCACCGGTGTCGCCACACACCATTCTCGTGGGGTATGTGCTGGGTGGCGTGCTGCGCGGCCTGGCGGTGGGGGTGATCGTGACCATCCTGTCGATGTTCTTCACCGACCTGCAGGTGCACCATCTGGGCGTGACCGTGGTCGTGGTGCTGCTGACCGCAACCATCTTCTCGCTGCTGGGCTTCGTCAACGCGGTATTCGCGCGCAACTTCGACGATATCTCGATCATCCCGACCTTCGTGCTGACGCCGCTGACCTACCTGGGCGGGGT includes:
- a CDS encoding fimbrial protein, which encodes MQPKRYLPSLLALGITLGTQLFSPSQAYARVGCAWVGASGPVSHSVNLGDFWVPRDAKVGTVIGSRVREVARDPLNREIRCDNDGTGTLTFFMPPSVPVFGGPLPDVNGWDVTGKVLETGIPGVGLYVRLNHPYTGANNAFRPVDDVAIPYEGRNSVNISPTPLVVNDLSANYYLIKTGPIPSGPTRFNKQMATGTITDLGSALHLSVGAGVNQAQCTLKADAVSDNPVPLGSHDTAVFTKPGDVSPAVNFHITLSDCEDDPAGSVARAHIRLEGALGSNVIDPTLGLFSLNDSKPAEGIAIQLLRNDSSPMTLEQDEPVTWLAIGNTRLDFKARYYQVAPKVSAGPANGALNFTISYR
- a CDS encoding PA2817 family protein → MATPHLDYHLQLLHHLRTILVALGEADQVPEESHALFLERFDELLTLLPQDPLESQYLGQDLICQVIQRYPQIAHLAPRDLLWFFGGDCLHFMPDEELALYQALEERRYEAEQNGETFDWHQQKQLLSQAGQSTKN
- a CDS encoding ABC transporter ATP-binding protein; the encoded protein is MSSALSIRQLTKTYGNGFQALKGIDLDVAEGDFFALLGPNGAGKSTTIGILSTLVNKTSGTVNVFGHDLDREPAALKRCLGVVPQEFNFNQFEKTFDIVVTQAGYYGIPPKLAKERAEQYLTQLGLWDKRDVQSRSLSGGMKRRLMIARALIHEPRLLILDEPTAGVDIELRRSMWSFLTELNQKGITIILTTHYLEEAEQLCRNIGIIDHGTIVENTSMRQLLGKLHVETFVLDLKQDLATAPVLQGYPCRLITPHTLEVQVDKDIGITALFGQLALQNIEVQSLRNKTNRLEELFVSLVEKNLSKVAV